One Clostridium estertheticum DNA segment encodes these proteins:
- the nudC gene encoding NAD(+) diphosphatase: MRNEDNMTNFIPSVDVIFPKTNKDIYFLFYKGELLVKSEDNKAVIPAIQDLENLELTNTQYLGSIDGQNCFYGELNNDAAIPTNMYFSSLKALTHQLSEDMFWIGGRAVQLVNFNNDHKYCGRCGTLAQNVEGERAKKCPKCELVNYPRISPAIIVAVVRDGKLLLAHNNQSAKDLYSVVAGFVEVGETFEECVVREVFEETGITVKNIKYFGNQPWPFPNSLMIGFIAEYASGEIQVDGKEIGHANWYSSTEMPLTPDSISIAKKLICWFTENY, from the coding sequence ATGCGTAACGAAGACAATATGACGAATTTTATACCATCAGTAGATGTAATTTTCCCTAAAACAAATAAGGATATTTATTTTTTATTTTATAAGGGTGAGTTATTAGTTAAATCTGAAGACAATAAGGCTGTAATACCCGCTATTCAAGATTTAGAAAATTTAGAATTAACTAATACTCAATATCTTGGATCTATAGATGGACAAAATTGCTTTTATGGAGAATTAAACAATGACGCTGCTATACCAACCAATATGTATTTCAGTTCACTTAAGGCATTAACTCACCAGTTATCCGAAGACATGTTTTGGATAGGCGGGAGAGCTGTTCAATTAGTAAACTTTAATAATGATCATAAATATTGTGGCAGATGTGGCACATTAGCTCAAAATGTAGAGGGTGAAAGAGCTAAAAAATGTCCCAAATGTGAACTCGTAAATTACCCTAGAATTTCTCCGGCCATAATTGTGGCAGTTGTCCGGGATGGAAAATTGCTTCTAGCACATAATAATCAATCTGCTAAAGATTTATATAGTGTAGTTGCTGGCTTTGTAGAAGTTGGTGAGACCTTTGAGGAGTGTGTTGTTCGCGAGGTTTTCGAGGAAACTGGGATTACTGTAAAAAACATAAAATATTTTGGGAATCAACCTTGGCCATTTCCTAATTCCCTTATGATCGGATTTATAGCAGAATATGCAAGCGGAGAAATACAAGTAGATGGAAAAGAAATTGGTCATGCTAATTGGTATAGTTCTACTGAAATGCCTTTGACCCCTGATAGTATAAGCATAGCTAAAAAATTAATATGTTGGTTTACTGAAAATTATTAA